The Lutzomyia longipalpis isolate SR_M1_2022 chromosome 2, ASM2433408v1 DNA window CGAAGCGTCTGCCgggaatggaaaaaaagacGGAGAATGGTAATCAATTGCCTGGATGGAGTTGGTGTCAGTTAACAAGTGAATCACAGCACTGTGTTGGGGGTTTGTGCCAATTGTAGAAGTATTCTTTGGGGCGCCTCAGGGCATCATTTTGTATTTGGGAACATGTGAAACCACTCTGAAAATGCCTCATATCCTCAATTGTGCGCTTATGCAGAACAATATGGTAGCTCTGGCACTTCCTGGCCATAAAAGCTGTATCAAAGCGCGCATCATGCCGCCTGTGGACATCCCTAAAGGGTGCCAGCCACGTTCCAACGGAAATATCTTCACTTCGGAAGGTTTTCAGGGTATTTCTATGATCTGCAATGTAGGCAACGAGACTCCCGGACAAGACGTAGCCCCCTCCAAGTGCATACGGCATGTATCTGTCgcataaatcaaaattttgctCCTTCCACTGACCACTTGTCTTCACGTACGCCTTCCCGTGGAAGTAGCCCCAATAGAGTCGTGGAAATGGATAAGTTGAATCATCCTTCCCATAAACAATCCTCGAATGCGTATGATAGGTCTGCAAATCCTGCAGGAGAATAGCTAAATCCACAAAGGTATCATCATCACACTTGAGGAGATAATCAAATGTAAATTCCTCATTAATTCGATGAAAACTCTCAAGCAATTTTCTCGTTAAATTGCTATAGCTGTCCCAAATATTCTCAAGAAGTAGCAAATCTTCATGCTTCTTCTGCTCTTCCCGCAAATCATTCACTTCCTCTGCCCTCAATCCAGCCATCCCCACGGCAAAGAAGTGCACAACTGAGATATTTCCCATTTCCTGCCCATCGAGATCCGGATTAATTGTCTTATACTTCTTCATCCACTTCTTGTAAACATTGAGACTATATTCCTGAATATCCGGCGTCTCGGCGCGTAGGAAACCCGTTTCCGGATCATATGCAGGAATATACACGGAATTGGCATCATAGGGAACATCGGATTTCCACACATAACCATTCCGGAGCCATGTCTCTCTCATTGCTGTCCTCTGGGGAACATTCCCAGGAGCAGTTGTAATAAGGATCACAAGGAAATGATGGGGTTTCCTGACCTGAGGAGCTCCTCCTTCTGCCTCAAGATGACCTTTCCGGACATCCCGAATATTTGGCTTTTGCATGGAATTCTCACTGACCACCATAAGTGTTGTGAGTGTCCCAAGGCTAAATGCACTTATTGCTATTATTACATTCATCAAACGACTATTAAATCCACTATTTCTCATGTTTTTTGCCCTAATTTCAGTCTTTttgggtgaagaaaaaattcacgaaTTTGCTGCAGAACTTTACACCAAAATACCggaaagtgaggttatgttccgTCTTTCTATGACAGTacactgataaaaattaatttgcatattgCTCTGCATAAGAACGCATTAGCATTGAGGATTAACATAGAGAACATAAGGTGGATGTGATTCTTATGTTAAccgggaattttttttgtttgaattatgattaaattatttttcaaataaaaaaaaagagaagaaaaattaatcttacCCATGCTCAATAAGCCACTGAATCCGATCATCATGCTCGTAGGGACTTGCCACAACGATATCCTTTGGTGAAACTATAAAGTATTGATTCTCCTCAATAAGGCAGTCCAGGGAGTAGTCATTGCAATGGAATTCTTGATaactaaaaaacaaaagagaaatgattaatt harbors:
- the LOC129788883 gene encoding beta-1,3-galactosyltransferase 6; translation: MRNSGFNSRLMNVIIAISAFSLGTLTTLMVVSENSMQKPNIRDVRKGHLEAEGGAPQVRKPHHFLVILITTAPGNVPQRTAMRETWLRNGYVWKSDVPYDANSVYIPAYDPETGFLRAETPDIQEYSLNVYKKWMKKYKTINPDLDGQEMGNISVVHFFAVGMAGLRAEEVNDLREEQKKHEDLLLLENIWDSYSNLTRKLLESFHRINEEFTFDYLLKCDDDTFVDLAILLQDLQTYHTHSRIVYGKDDSTYPFPRLYWGYFHGKAYVKTSGQWKEQNFDLCDRYMPYALGGGYVLSGSLVAYIADHRNTLKTFRSEDISVGTWLAPFRDVHRRHDARFDTAFMARKCQSYHIVLHKRTIEDMRHFQSGFTCSQIQNDALRRPKEYFYNWHKPPTQCCDSLVN